From a single Spongiibacter taiwanensis genomic region:
- a CDS encoding 3-oxoacyl-ACP reductase, giving the protein MTDRIEAFINSKAGKKILGALGVATPAELRRYDSNADSFISGDVMIDAGDNAHLLGPVVRNLSDSTASVHFGHRASSLTGQTGGSSAERYQALIFDASGLTNSLELIQAYTFFNQNIRKLAASGRIILLGRPHLDAADASAAATQRALEGFSRSLAKEVGKKGATAQLITVAEGGEENIDSGLRFLLSGKSAYVDGQVLRISAASCPELPEWHKPLADKVALVTGASRGIGLAIAQTLARDGATVLGVDVAPMAAELNQAMAAIKGEALVADITADNAAELIGEQLRKMGGADLIVHNAGVTRDKTIANMTEQQWQLTLNINLAAAQRITDALLSGGVINDGGSIVGVSSMNGIAGQRGQTNYAASKAGVIGYVDYMSKDPALLAKGITVNAVAPGFIETAMTAAVPLMTRMFGRRLNSLSQGGLPLDVAETIALFGNPASRAINGNTIRVCGQAWIGA; this is encoded by the coding sequence ATGACCGACCGCATCGAAGCGTTTATCAACTCTAAAGCCGGTAAGAAAATTCTCGGCGCCCTGGGTGTGGCGACGCCCGCCGAGTTGCGTCGCTACGACAGCAATGCAGACAGTTTTATCAGCGGCGATGTGATGATCGATGCGGGAGACAATGCCCACTTGCTCGGCCCCGTGGTGCGCAACCTCAGCGACAGCACGGCCAGCGTTCACTTCGGTCATCGGGCTAGCTCACTCACCGGACAAACGGGTGGCAGCAGTGCCGAGCGCTACCAGGCCCTGATCTTCGACGCCAGCGGCCTGACCAATAGCCTGGAGTTAATTCAGGCCTATACCTTTTTTAATCAGAACATTCGCAAACTCGCCGCCAGCGGTCGCATCATTCTGCTGGGTCGTCCCCACCTGGACGCGGCCGACGCCAGCGCTGCGGCAACCCAGCGCGCGCTGGAAGGCTTCAGCCGTTCGCTGGCAAAAGAGGTCGGCAAAAAAGGCGCAACGGCTCAACTGATCACCGTGGCTGAGGGCGGCGAAGAAAATATCGATTCCGGCCTGCGCTTTTTGCTGTCGGGGAAATCGGCCTATGTCGACGGCCAGGTGCTGCGAATCAGCGCTGCAAGCTGCCCGGAGCTGCCCGAATGGCACAAACCCCTGGCGGACAAGGTCGCGCTGGTCACCGGCGCCTCCCGGGGTATCGGTTTGGCCATTGCCCAAACCCTGGCCCGTGATGGCGCCACGGTATTGGGTGTCGATGTCGCGCCGATGGCCGCTGAGTTGAATCAAGCCATGGCGGCCATCAAAGGCGAAGCCCTGGTGGCCGACATTACCGCAGATAACGCCGCCGAGTTGATCGGCGAGCAGCTTCGCAAGATGGGTGGCGCGGATCTGATAGTGCACAACGCCGGGGTCACCCGGGACAAGACCATTGCCAATATGACCGAGCAGCAATGGCAGCTGACCCTGAATATCAATCTGGCGGCCGCTCAGCGAATCACCGACGCACTGCTCAGCGGTGGGGTGATCAACGACGGCGGCAGCATCGTAGGTGTCTCCTCCATGAACGGCATTGCCGGTCAGCGGGGGCAGACAAACTATGCGGCATCCAAAGCCGGGGTGATTGGCTACGTGGACTACATGTCCAAAGATCCGGCCCTGCTGGCCAAGGGAATCACCGTCAACGCGGTAGCGCCGGGCTTTATCGAAACCGCCATGACCGCCGCCGTGCCGCTGATGACGCGTATGTTTGGCCGTCGCTTGAACTCGCTTTCGCAGGGCGGTCTGCCCCTGGATGTGGCTGAAACAATCGCCCTGTTTGGCAACCCGGCCTCCAGAGCGATTAACGGCAACACCATTCGGGTGTGTGGTCAGGCCTGGATTGGCGCCTGA
- a CDS encoding AraC family transcriptional regulator yields the protein MNDTSRTDVSDLSDSSFLVQLVYPAMEKLGLDVARIVDECRISPELLKDRTARFPHAAQARFWRVLEEVSGNPHIGLHIAEVVPVYRGQVLEYLFLSSPNFGEGLKRAQNYQRLVTDAMQFELQLGEPSSRLRLDFAGEDDPFLRHRNECFARFLIRYFQAVTDGAFAAEQVTFSHQLVGDADEYQRRFGCPVIFDAPEQALIFASDILATPSSHAEPDLLKLHEKLASKQLERLERQDIVAEVKRVIAEILELGQPSLEGIAERLNMNERILRARLTEAGTSFNQVLADYRCILAKRLLARTEESVSDVVYLTGFSEPSTFYRAFKRWTGLTPVEYRQQKQQL from the coding sequence ATGAATGACACGAGCAGAACCGACGTTTCCGATTTGAGTGATTCCAGTTTTCTGGTGCAACTAGTCTACCCCGCCATGGAAAAGCTCGGACTTGATGTGGCGCGCATCGTCGATGAATGCCGAATTTCCCCCGAGTTATTGAAGGATCGCACGGCCCGGTTTCCCCATGCCGCCCAGGCGCGGTTTTGGCGGGTGCTGGAGGAAGTCAGTGGTAACCCCCATATCGGTTTGCATATTGCTGAAGTGGTGCCGGTGTATCGGGGGCAGGTGCTGGAGTACCTGTTTTTAAGCAGCCCGAATTTTGGTGAGGGCCTGAAGCGCGCCCAGAATTATCAGCGTCTGGTCACTGATGCCATGCAGTTCGAACTGCAGCTGGGTGAACCCAGCTCCCGCCTTCGCCTGGACTTTGCCGGTGAAGACGATCCCTTTCTGCGGCATCGCAATGAGTGTTTTGCCCGCTTTCTGATCCGCTATTTTCAAGCGGTCACCGACGGTGCTTTTGCCGCCGAGCAGGTGACGTTTAGCCATCAGTTGGTGGGGGATGCAGACGAGTACCAGCGCCGCTTTGGCTGCCCGGTGATCTTTGATGCGCCGGAGCAGGCGCTGATCTTTGCCAGTGATATTCTGGCAACACCGTCGAGCCATGCCGAGCCCGATCTGTTAAAACTGCACGAAAAGCTCGCCAGCAAGCAGCTGGAGCGGCTGGAGCGGCAGGATATTGTTGCCGAAGTAAAGCGGGTCATCGCCGAGATTCTTGAGTTGGGCCAACCCAGCCTGGAAGGGATTGCCGAGCGGCTGAATATGAACGAGCGAATTCTTCGCGCCCGCCTCACCGAGGCGGGTACCAGCTTTAATCAGGTACTAGCCGATTATCGCTGCATTCTGGCAAAACGCCTGTTGGCCAGAACCGAAGAAAGCGTGTCTGACGTGGTGTACCTCACCGGCTTTTCCGAACCCAGCACCTTTTATCGGGCCTTTAAGCGCTGGACCGGGCTGACACCGGTGGAGTACCGCCAACAGAAGCAACAGCTCTAA
- a CDS encoding MaoC family dehydratase — MTASNQIQMKSLPSTPPLLLRAAFTRKSPGRQISTPPAFPDTRISAEKLRIDKGQLQRYRQVCGFDTQSNLLPMSFLHVLAFRLQMSMMLEKDFPVTPMGCIHLTNTLRQFRPIELGERPTLDCRIGETRLNDKGIEFQFICRAYVDQDKVWEDESLYLSRAKTSVPADSSPRPALRPFDDAEIWKLHPRQARQYARASGDFNPIHLHNLSAKILGFKKMVIHGMWSQAACIAALSDQVGERSECFAQFKTPIFLPAKVQFCQQEGDKGIDFALRNERGDRPHLDGYLRDLD, encoded by the coding sequence ATGACCGCAAGTAATCAAATCCAGATGAAATCCCTGCCCAGCACACCGCCGTTGCTGTTGCGGGCCGCCTTTACCCGCAAGTCGCCTGGTCGGCAGATCAGTACACCACCCGCCTTTCCCGACACGCGAATTTCTGCGGAGAAATTGCGCATCGACAAAGGCCAATTACAGCGTTACCGACAAGTTTGTGGCTTTGACACCCAAAGCAATCTGTTGCCCATGAGCTTTCTTCACGTGCTCGCCTTTCGCCTGCAAATGTCGATGATGCTGGAGAAAGACTTTCCGGTAACCCCCATGGGCTGTATTCACCTGACCAACACCCTGCGCCAGTTCCGCCCCATCGAACTCGGCGAGCGCCCCACCCTGGACTGCCGCATTGGCGAAACACGCTTGAACGACAAAGGGATTGAATTCCAGTTCATTTGCCGGGCCTACGTGGATCAGGACAAAGTCTGGGAGGATGAGAGTCTGTATCTGTCCCGGGCAAAAACCAGCGTGCCCGCCGACAGCAGCCCACGCCCTGCCCTGCGCCCCTTTGACGACGCTGAAATCTGGAAGCTGCATCCCCGTCAGGCCCGCCAGTACGCCCGGGCATCCGGTGATTTCAACCCTATCCACTTGCACAATCTCAGCGCCAAGATTCTGGGTTTTAAAAAGATGGTCATCCACGGCATGTGGAGTCAGGCAGCCTGTATCGCCGCGCTGAGTGATCAGGTGGGTGAGCGCAGTGAATGTTTCGCGCAGTTCAAGACACCGATTTTCCTGCCAGCCAAGGTGCAGTTTTGCCAACAGGAAGGCGATAAAGGAATCGATTTTGCGTTGCGCAATGAGCGCGGTGACCGCCCCCATCTGGATGGCTATTTGCGGGATCTGGATTAG
- a CDS encoding DUF3014 domain-containing protein, whose amino-acid sequence MNWKAISAVVAIVAVAAFVWYVLERSATTVTEPPAPGDELVEDTKPVKTVKETLAVESDPEYQQKADSIVAPPTSVDNSDEKVREAAADLSEPMAAWLTPVEQIRKWVALVEQMASNKLPSRNLPVVYNKDSFLVIETEQGLIADPANYKRWDPLISTITALDPKQVAIYYKKWSPLLETSYNELGNPQSFDNQFRTTIEHMLFVEPIPANAKLKQPKVFYEYADAKLENADALSKWMWRLGPDNMAALQAWLKELQSYL is encoded by the coding sequence ATGAATTGGAAAGCAATATCGGCAGTAGTAGCGATCGTAGCGGTAGCGGCGTTTGTCTGGTATGTCCTGGAGCGGTCGGCTACCACCGTCACTGAGCCGCCAGCACCCGGCGATGAATTGGTGGAAGATACCAAGCCGGTGAAGACGGTCAAGGAAACCCTCGCGGTGGAGTCTGACCCCGAGTATCAGCAAAAGGCAGACAGCATTGTTGCGCCGCCGACCTCTGTCGACAACAGCGACGAGAAAGTGCGAGAAGCTGCCGCCGACCTGTCGGAGCCGATGGCCGCCTGGTTGACGCCGGTAGAGCAGATCCGCAAGTGGGTCGCTCTGGTCGAGCAGATGGCATCCAACAAGCTGCCCAGCCGAAATTTGCCGGTGGTATACAACAAAGACAGCTTTCTGGTGATTGAGACCGAGCAGGGCTTGATTGCGGATCCCGCCAATTACAAACGCTGGGACCCGCTGATTTCAACCATTACCGCGCTGGACCCGAAGCAGGTCGCCATCTATTACAAAAAGTGGTCGCCCTTGCTGGAGACCAGCTACAACGAATTGGGCAACCCCCAATCATTTGATAATCAGTTCCGGACCACCATCGAGCACATGCTGTTTGTGGAGCCGATTCCGGCCAATGCCAAGTTGAAACAGCCCAAGGTATTTTACGAATACGCCGATGCCAAGCTGGAAAATGCCGACGCGCTGAGCAAATGGATGTGGCGGCTGGGGCCTGACAACATGGCAGCCCTTCAGGCCTGGTTGAAAGAACTGCAGAGCTACCTGTAA
- a CDS encoding PA3496 family putative envelope integrity protein, translated as MADDLADDDLEEGFEESEDSGFEERAAMGGRDHSIRRKIEERLERKRLMEELDLLDDIDL; from the coding sequence ATGGCAGACGACTTGGCTGACGATGATCTGGAAGAAGGCTTTGAGGAGTCCGAAGACAGTGGTTTTGAAGAGCGCGCAGCAATGGGCGGCCGTGACCACAGTATTCGCCGAAAAATCGAAGAGCGTTTGGAACGCAAGCGCTTGATGGAAGAGCTCGACCTCCTCGACGACATCGACCTGTAA
- the sthA gene encoding Si-specific NAD(P)(+) transhydrogenase, whose protein sequence is MGQDYDVIVLGSGPAGESAALNASKRGQQVAVIESQSLVGGACTHQGTIPSKALRHMVRQAIRFNQAQIFRDLGDPRTLTYPKLLSHAEEVIAQQVAMRSRFYYRNNIELIHGQASFVDRHTLSVQRQGGRSTQLRAAQFVIATGSRPYRPADIDFDHPRVYDSDTILKMTNTPRKMIVYGAGVIGCEYASIFSGIGMKVELVNTRDRLLEFLDDEISDALSYHLRHMGVMMRHREEVDRVEATDLGVTLHLKSGKRLHSDALLWCNGRSGNTDALNLSAVGLEADHRGQLQVDEHYQTAVPGIFAAGDVIGWPSLASAAYDQGRAAAASARGKEQCRFVDDVPTGIYTLPEISSVGLTERELTEAKIPYEVGRASFKDTARGQISGETVGMLKLLFHVDTLEILGIHCFGAEAAEIIHIGQAIMKQPGEGNNLRYFLNTTFNYPTMAEAYRTAAFNGINRL, encoded by the coding sequence ATGGGCCAGGATTACGATGTGATTGTGTTGGGCAGTGGCCCGGCGGGGGAGTCGGCAGCGCTCAATGCCAGCAAGCGCGGTCAGCAGGTCGCTGTGATCGAGTCCCAGTCGTTGGTGGGAGGGGCCTGCACCCATCAGGGCACGATTCCTTCCAAGGCCCTGCGGCATATGGTTCGCCAGGCCATTCGCTTTAATCAGGCGCAGATCTTTCGGGATCTGGGTGATCCCCGCACCCTGACCTACCCCAAGCTCCTCAGCCATGCAGAGGAGGTCATCGCCCAGCAGGTTGCCATGCGCAGCCGCTTTTACTATCGCAACAATATCGAGCTGATTCACGGCCAGGCCAGCTTTGTGGACAGGCATACCCTGTCGGTGCAGCGCCAAGGTGGCCGAAGCACCCAGCTGCGGGCAGCCCAGTTTGTGATCGCCACCGGGTCTCGTCCCTATCGTCCCGCTGATATCGACTTTGATCACCCCCGGGTGTACGACAGTGACACGATTCTGAAAATGACCAACACCCCGCGCAAGATGATCGTCTATGGCGCCGGGGTGATTGGCTGTGAATACGCGTCGATTTTCTCCGGTATCGGTATGAAGGTGGAGCTGGTCAATACTCGCGACCGGCTGCTGGAATTTCTCGATGACGAAATCTCCGACGCCCTGAGTTACCACCTGCGCCATATGGGGGTGATGATGCGCCACCGGGAAGAGGTGGATCGGGTAGAGGCAACGGACCTGGGGGTTACCCTGCATTTGAAATCTGGCAAGCGCCTGCACAGCGATGCGCTGCTGTGGTGTAACGGCCGCAGCGGTAATACCGACGCGCTTAACCTGTCAGCGGTGGGACTGGAGGCCGACCATCGCGGTCAACTCCAGGTGGATGAGCACTATCAGACGGCCGTTCCCGGCATCTTTGCTGCGGGCGACGTGATCGGTTGGCCGAGTCTGGCCAGTGCCGCCTACGATCAGGGCCGGGCTGCGGCGGCCTCGGCCCGGGGCAAGGAGCAGTGTCGCTTTGTCGACGATGTGCCCACCGGAATTTATACCCTGCCGGAAATCAGCTCTGTGGGCCTGACCGAGCGCGAACTCACCGAGGCGAAGATTCCCTACGAGGTGGGGCGCGCGTCTTTCAAGGACACCGCTCGGGGGCAGATCAGTGGCGAGACGGTGGGTATGCTCAAGTTGCTGTTCCATGTCGATACCCTGGAGATTCTCGGCATTCACTGCTTTGGCGCCGAGGCGGCAGAGATTATCCACATTGGTCAGGCAATCATGAAGCAGCCCGGTGAGGGCAATAATCTGCGCTACTTCCTCAACACCACCTTCAACTATCCCACCATGGCCGAGGCCTATCGCACGGCGGCGTTCAACGGCATCAATCGCCTCTGA
- a CDS encoding class I SAM-dependent methyltransferase: protein MTASSHTKAFYGLDWMTSRHPTIRRLKRQSRTSLHGNKTWSASLVLADYLEQHPLTAGTRVLELGCGWGLAGLYCASRGCEVTALDADDSVFPFLAAQASHNDLQVSTLTQDFSSLTEAQFEGVDVLLGSDICFWDDMAADLYDCINRALEAGVQKVLISDPNRPPFLDVADALIESQFAELFPWQSSLSSRYRGSILLIENA, encoded by the coding sequence GTGACCGCTTCTAGCCACACCAAAGCATTTTACGGACTGGACTGGATGACCAGCCGTCACCCCACTATTCGTCGATTGAAACGTCAAAGCCGCACCTCGTTGCACGGCAATAAAACCTGGAGCGCCAGCCTGGTACTGGCGGATTACCTGGAGCAGCACCCTTTGACCGCAGGGACACGGGTATTGGAACTGGGTTGTGGTTGGGGGCTGGCCGGTCTGTACTGTGCCAGCCGCGGCTGCGAGGTCACCGCACTGGATGCCGACGACAGCGTTTTTCCTTTCCTGGCAGCCCAAGCGAGCCACAACGATCTTCAGGTTAGCACGTTGACTCAGGACTTTTCGAGCCTCACTGAGGCCCAATTCGAGGGGGTTGATGTGCTGCTCGGCAGCGATATCTGCTTTTGGGACGACATGGCCGCCGACCTTTACGACTGTATCAACCGGGCGTTGGAGGCAGGCGTGCAGAAGGTGTTGATCAGCGACCCCAATCGCCCGCCTTTTCTCGATGTGGCCGATGCGCTGATTGAATCGCAATTTGCCGAGCTTTTTCCCTGGCAAAGTAGCCTGTCCAGCCGCTATCGCGGCAGCATTCTGCTGATTGAGAACGCCTGA
- a CDS encoding phosphatase PAP2 family protein — protein MRLIQSINQFDVRMFLACVGTRHQQRLSRIAYGISKTGDGYTQLLLPILLYSIGVSQGLNYLIAVALSFAVWLPLYWVLKNTCRRRRPPAAIPAFSASIIASDEFSFPSGHTAAAFLLSTLTVLFFGVIAAPMFLWAIAVAASRVILGVHFPTDTLAGAALGIIIAHLAHAQVMV, from the coding sequence ATGCGCTTAATACAGTCGATAAATCAGTTCGATGTAAGAATGTTTCTGGCCTGTGTGGGAACCCGCCATCAGCAGCGTCTGTCCCGCATTGCCTACGGCATTTCAAAAACCGGTGATGGCTACACCCAGCTACTGTTGCCAATTCTGCTCTACAGCATTGGCGTCAGCCAGGGGCTCAACTACCTCATTGCCGTGGCCCTCAGCTTCGCCGTTTGGCTGCCTCTCTACTGGGTGCTGAAAAATACCTGCCGCCGTCGGCGCCCACCTGCCGCCATCCCCGCCTTCAGTGCCAGCATCATCGCCTCGGATGAATTCAGCTTTCCCTCTGGCCATACGGCAGCCGCCTTCTTGCTGTCCACGTTAACCGTGTTGTTTTTCGGTGTGATTGCAGCACCCATGTTTTTGTGGGCCATCGCGGTTGCCGCCTCCCGGGTCATTCTCGGGGTGCACTTCCCCACCGACACCCTGGCAGGCGCGGCGCTGGGCATCATCATCGCCCATTTGGCCCACGCTCAGGTAATGGTCTGA
- a CDS encoding MJ1255/VC2487 family glycosyltransferase, which produces MKILYGVQGTGNGHISRARMMAKHLNARGADVQFLFSGRDFDNYFDMEVFGDYQLRHGLSFATRNGRISHLHTVLEAKPLRFINDVRSLPLDDIDVIVTDFEPVTAWAGRLRNKPVVGIGHQYAFGHPDVPQRGVDFNNRLVMRYFAPAKYRIGLHWHHFNAAIVPPIINPKETLLPPTLPPHFVVYLPFENQQQVLEALNKIPGYRFIQYAPTLEDKELGNVSQRRTNLHGFKKDLCSAQGVICNAGFELISECLHMGIPALAKPVTGQSEQLGNAAALEALGHASVMLEFSLDRIKQWLAGLPRQMPQRYPDVAEALCDWLMQGHWHDSDDLVQSLWQRSGDPLIRAKAS; this is translated from the coding sequence ATGAAGATACTTTACGGCGTTCAGGGCACCGGCAACGGCCACATCTCCCGGGCGCGAATGATGGCAAAGCACCTCAATGCCCGGGGCGCCGATGTCCAGTTTCTGTTTAGCGGGCGCGACTTTGATAACTACTTCGACATGGAAGTGTTTGGCGACTACCAACTTCGCCACGGCTTGAGTTTTGCCACCCGCAACGGCCGGATCAGCCACCTGCACACCGTGCTGGAGGCCAAACCCCTGCGGTTTATCAACGACGTTAGATCGCTCCCCCTGGACGATATCGACGTGATCGTCACCGACTTTGAGCCGGTCACGGCCTGGGCGGGCCGCCTGCGAAATAAACCTGTTGTTGGCATCGGCCACCAGTACGCCTTCGGTCATCCCGACGTCCCCCAGCGCGGGGTCGATTTTAACAACCGCCTGGTGATGCGTTACTTTGCCCCGGCCAAATACCGCATCGGCCTGCACTGGCACCACTTTAACGCCGCGATTGTGCCGCCGATTATCAACCCCAAAGAGACGCTGCTACCGCCGACCCTGCCGCCGCACTTTGTGGTGTACCTGCCCTTTGAAAATCAGCAGCAGGTATTGGAAGCGCTGAACAAAATTCCCGGCTATCGTTTTATTCAGTATGCCCCCACCCTCGAAGACAAAGAACTGGGCAACGTCAGCCAGCGGCGCACCAACCTCCACGGTTTCAAAAAAGACCTTTGCAGCGCCCAGGGCGTAATCTGCAATGCCGGCTTCGAGCTGATCAGCGAATGCCTGCACATGGGCATTCCCGCCCTGGCCAAACCCGTTACCGGGCAGTCTGAACAGCTCGGCAATGCCGCCGCCCTTGAGGCCCTGGGCCACGCCAGCGTCATGCTGGAGTTCTCCCTGGATAGAATCAAACAATGGCTGGCCGGACTGCCCCGGCAAATGCCCCAGCGCTACCCCGACGTTGCCGAAGCCCTCTGCGATTGGCTGATGCAAGGCCACTGGCACGACAGCGACGACCTGGTGCAATCACTCTGGCAACGCAGCGGCGATCCACTGATCAGGGCAAAGGCGAGCTGA
- a CDS encoding DUF2817 domain-containing protein, which yields MSVDADTAFGPELPSFTEVMDLCRGRLHRRLPELLATEQLYRVSRDLLVARNEATVPFEDMELPIVSLTLGNPARARHCLVVTGGIHGVERIGTQVLLAWLESVLERCRWDKHWRAQFEDQIAIVAMPLINPVGMIRGWRSNGNCVDLNRHAPIDAEDKVPFLVGGQRIWRKLPWYRGRRDGPWEAEFIGLENVVRRCTKPDSMCLAVDFHSGFGFQDHLWIPYAYRRSPIESIADYVSLKLLWERNFPNHNYAFGPQALHYLSHGDIWDYLYIKTRKEGLQLLPLTLEMGSWLWVKKRPRQLFSFAGLFNPTVPHRHARVLRSHLVLLDFLLSAARNYHQWRSEGDHQREMQQMAQSLWYRQF from the coding sequence TTGTCTGTTGATGCCGACACCGCCTTTGGCCCCGAGCTCCCCAGCTTCACCGAGGTAATGGACCTGTGCCGGGGCCGCCTGCATCGGCGGCTGCCGGAGCTTCTGGCCACCGAGCAACTCTACCGGGTGTCCCGAGACCTGCTCGTTGCCCGCAACGAAGCCACGGTCCCCTTCGAGGACATGGAATTACCCATTGTGTCCCTCACCCTGGGCAACCCCGCACGCGCCCGACACTGTCTGGTGGTCACCGGCGGTATTCACGGAGTTGAACGCATCGGCACGCAAGTGCTGCTGGCCTGGCTGGAAAGCGTGCTGGAACGCTGCCGCTGGGACAAACACTGGCGCGCCCAGTTTGAAGATCAGATTGCCATTGTGGCCATGCCCCTGATCAACCCGGTGGGCATGATCCGCGGCTGGCGCAGCAACGGCAATTGCGTGGACCTCAACCGGCACGCGCCTATTGATGCCGAAGACAAAGTCCCTTTTCTGGTCGGCGGACAGCGAATCTGGCGCAAGCTGCCCTGGTATCGCGGCCGTCGGGATGGCCCCTGGGAAGCCGAGTTTATTGGCCTGGAAAATGTCGTGCGCCGCTGCACCAAACCCGACAGCATGTGCCTGGCAGTAGATTTTCACTCGGGCTTTGGCTTTCAGGATCACCTATGGATTCCCTACGCCTACCGGCGCAGTCCCATTGAATCCATCGCCGACTATGTTTCCCTGAAGCTGTTGTGGGAGCGCAATTTCCCCAATCACAATTACGCCTTTGGCCCCCAGGCCCTGCACTACCTGAGCCACGGCGACATCTGGGACTACCTCTACATCAAAACGCGCAAGGAAGGTTTGCAGCTGCTGCCGCTGACTCTGGAGATGGGCTCCTGGCTGTGGGTCAAGAAGCGTCCCCGCCAGCTATTCAGCTTTGCAGGACTGTTCAATCCCACCGTGCCCCACCGTCACGCCCGGGTACTGCGCAGCCATCTGGTGTTGCTCGACTTCCTGCTCTCCGCCGCGCGCAATTATCATCAATGGCGCAGCGAAGGCGATCACCAACGGGAGATGCAGCAAATGGCCCAATCGCTCTGGTACCGTCAGTTTTAG
- a CDS encoding alpha/beta fold hydrolase produces the protein MQPASAPSAWPTHWVFLRGLSREQRHWGNFPERCTTELGWQITHLDLPGFGDQHRRLSPRTMSAIAADLAARMPWPDPEIPIGILGLSLGAMAALKWVDLQPQRIAALVLINGSAADCPLHWRLQPGALPPMLSALGRRSIKQQERAILNLVSNRPSAIEAALSDWVQIRQQARLQKRNVFRQLLAASTARSPSAAAMAGIGKALVLSSRGDRMVSWRCSEKLASEYQWPLTLHPDAGHDLPLDDPEWIIRQLVAQA, from the coding sequence ATGCAACCCGCCTCAGCACCGTCAGCCTGGCCAACGCACTGGGTATTTCTGCGCGGCCTCAGCCGCGAGCAACGTCACTGGGGCAATTTCCCCGAGCGCTGCACGACTGAACTGGGCTGGCAGATCACCCATCTGGACTTACCCGGCTTCGGCGACCAGCACCGTCGGCTGTCACCCCGAACCATGAGCGCCATCGCTGCCGACCTGGCCGCCCGGATGCCCTGGCCTGACCCAGAAATACCTATTGGCATTTTGGGATTGTCCCTCGGCGCCATGGCCGCCCTGAAATGGGTGGACCTACAACCCCAGCGCATCGCCGCGCTGGTGTTAATCAACGGCAGCGCCGCCGACTGCCCGCTGCACTGGCGACTACAACCCGGCGCCCTGCCCCCCATGCTGTCTGCCCTCGGCCGCCGCTCCATCAAGCAACAGGAGCGGGCTATTCTGAACCTGGTCAGCAATCGCCCCTCGGCAATTGAAGCCGCGCTCAGCGACTGGGTGCAAATTCGCCAGCAAGCCCGGCTGCAAAAACGCAACGTCTTTCGGCAGCTGCTTGCCGCAAGCACTGCCCGCTCACCGTCAGCTGCGGCGATGGCAGGCATCGGCAAAGCCCTGGTGCTATCCAGCCGGGGAGATCGCATGGTGTCCTGGCGCTGCAGTGAAAAGCTTGCCAGCGAGTACCAATGGCCACTGACACTGCACCCTGATGCAGGTCACGATCTGCCACTGGATGACCCGGAGTGGATTATTCGGCAGTTGGTGGCGCAGGCTTAG
- a CDS encoding type II toxin-antitoxin system Phd/YefM family antitoxin, translated as MTTLNATEVRAKLYALIDEASTSHPFPHSLQS; from the coding sequence ATGACGACACTGAACGCCACAGAAGTCCGCGCCAAGCTCTATGCCTTGATTGATGAGGCGTCGACCAGCCATCCCTTCCCGCACTCGCTACAAAGCTAA
- a CDS encoding type II toxin-antitoxin system ParD family antitoxin — translation MARNTSITLGPHFDEFIAAQLENGRYGSASEVVRAGLRLLEETESKLERLRRLLDEGEQSGIAEYSLDSVIAELDNEAH, via the coding sequence ATGGCTAGAAATACCAGCATTACCCTCGGCCCCCATTTTGATGAATTCATTGCTGCGCAACTTGAAAATGGCCGCTATGGCTCCGCGAGCGAAGTAGTGAGAGCAGGGCTGCGCTTGCTTGAAGAGACTGAGAGCAAACTTGAAAGGTTGCGGCGCCTCCTTGATGAAGGCGAGCAAAGCGGGATAGCCGAGTACTCACTTGACAGTGTTATCGCAGAATTGGATAACGAAGCTCACTAA
- a CDS encoding type II toxin-antitoxin system RelE/ParE family toxin gives MPPFLLTSAARKDIIDIGRFTSEKWGKRQRDKYLKQLDDAFRLLARQPEIGHAAEDIKPGYKKFSQGSHIIFYRSGTESKIVVVRILHNSMDVDQHL, from the coding sequence ATGCCCCCATTCCTGCTCACCTCCGCTGCCCGAAAAGACATTATTGATATTGGACGATTTACCTCTGAGAAGTGGGGAAAGCGTCAACGCGATAAATACCTCAAGCAACTTGACGATGCCTTCAGGTTGCTTGCTCGGCAGCCTGAAATTGGCCACGCTGCGGAAGACATAAAGCCAGGCTATAAGAAGTTTAGCCAAGGCAGCCATATCATATTTTATCGATCTGGCACGGAGTCCAAGATTGTTGTGGTCCGCATTCTCCACAATAGTATGGATGTGGACCAGCACCTCTAG